A single window of Paenibacillus sp. FSL H8-0537 DNA harbors:
- a CDS encoding 1-deoxy-D-xylulose-5-phosphate synthase N-terminal domain-containing protein — protein sequence MDTLVQLPNRSAELEELLAKAQAARSSIIDMAARETGCHIGGSLSVIDLLIGAYAKYHHDADTAIVLSKGHSAAALYAALYQYGILSDDPAASYGGADSLFTGHPNPKLPGIPFATGSLGHGVAYAAGWALGQKLRRTRGVGIAIGGDGELQEGLCWETAQLIQAKGITNFIYVVDCNGGQNDGLLADISPLSNLRERFEAFGFQVKEIDGHDLGQIIAALEPGGEKPLAILAHTVKGKGVAAIEGNPHAHYAKISEKIALKWKRGLQ from the coding sequence ATGGATACGCTGGTACAGCTGCCAAATCGTTCAGCTGAGCTTGAAGAGCTGCTGGCGAAGGCGCAGGCTGCACGCAGCTCTATTATCGATATGGCGGCCCGCGAGACGGGCTGCCATATCGGCGGCAGCTTGTCGGTTATCGATTTGCTCATTGGCGCCTATGCAAAATATCATCATGACGCGGATACGGCCATCGTGCTGAGCAAAGGTCATTCCGCAGCGGCGTTATATGCGGCATTGTACCAGTACGGGATTTTGTCCGATGATCCTGCTGCCTCCTACGGCGGGGCAGATTCGCTGTTCACCGGGCATCCCAACCCGAAGCTGCCGGGCATCCCTTTTGCCACCGGCAGTCTCGGGCATGGGGTAGCCTATGCAGCTGGCTGGGCGCTTGGACAAAAGCTGCGGCGCACGAGAGGGGTTGGCATTGCCATCGGCGGTGATGGCGAGCTTCAGGAAGGGCTATGCTGGGAAACGGCACAGCTCATACAGGCGAAGGGCATTACGAATTTCATTTATGTCGTCGATTGCAACGGGGGGCAAAATGATGGCCTGCTAGCCGACATATCCCCGCTGTCGAATTTGCGGGAGCGCTTTGAAGCCTTTGGCTTTCAGGTGAAGGAGATCGACGGCCATGATCTCGGGCAAATTATTGCAGCTCTGGAGCCAGGCGGGGAGAAGCCGCTGGCGATTTTGGCTCATACGGTGAAGGGCAAGGGCGTAGCTGCCATAGAAGGTAATCCACATGCCCACTATGCCAAAATTTCTGAGAAAATAGCGCTGAAATGGAAGAGGGGCTTGCAATGA
- a CDS encoding transketolase, with amino-acid sequence MSSLAAREAYKDELTKLAADNANIICLEADLGGKEHPFQQSYPDRFFNLGIAELASVDIAAGLSKAGFVPFFSTFASFAALRAAEGVKLALGYMGENIKIVAAYGGVSGGWFGTTHHCLEDIAVIQTFQNIRIACPHGEAETRRVVQEAAASNEPYYIRLSRNDKFDSLARDEAGSCRELLFEGAVRSEAKLCLVSIGEQATEICSRIFQENERVNHAHLCYVDRDSLKRYKAELQAAAGTFLV; translated from the coding sequence ATGAGCAGCTTGGCAGCAAGAGAGGCCTATAAAGATGAATTAACGAAGCTGGCAGCGGATAATGCGAACATTATTTGCTTAGAGGCGGATTTGGGCGGAAAAGAGCATCCTTTTCAGCAAAGCTATCCGGATCGTTTCTTCAATCTAGGCATAGCAGAGCTCGCCAGTGTAGATATTGCTGCGGGGCTGTCGAAGGCAGGCTTCGTGCCGTTTTTCTCGACCTTTGCGTCATTTGCTGCGCTGCGGGCGGCAGAGGGCGTGAAGCTGGCGCTAGGGTATATGGGTGAAAATATTAAAATCGTCGCGGCCTATGGCGGAGTATCAGGCGGCTGGTTTGGGACAACGCATCATTGCCTGGAGGACATCGCAGTTATCCAGACGTTCCAGAATATCCGCATCGCTTGTCCGCATGGGGAAGCGGAGACGAGGCGGGTTGTGCAGGAGGCGGCAGCGTCAAATGAGCCCTACTACATCCGCCTGTCTCGCAATGACAAGTTCGATAGCCTCGCCCGTGATGAGGCAGGCAGCTGCCGCGAGCTGCTGTTTGAAGGCGCTGTGCGCAGCGAGGCAAAGCTATGCCTGGTGTCGATTGGCGAGCAGGCCACTGAAATATGCAGCCGGATCTTTCAGGAAAATGAGCGGGTCAACCATGCGCATCTTTGCTATGTGGACCGCGACAGCCTAAAGCGTTACAAAGCGGAGCTGCAAGCGGCAGCGGGAACCTTCCTCGTGTAG